In Novosphingobium sp. MMS21-SN21R, a single genomic region encodes these proteins:
- a CDS encoding sterol desaturase family protein, with translation MNSAAASALAMTLIVAVRYLATSGLFAWATHKVRPGHYKGLEKQIRSEIAWSLATAAIYGVPAGIVAWGWQQRGWTKIYTDPAAFPLWWMPLSLLAYLVIHDAWFYWTHRWMHRPAVFRAVHAIHHASRPPTAWAAMNFHPVEAAIVSLLIPALVFFIPIHIAMLGLVLLIMTVMGVTNHMGWEMFPRALVHSRLGGWLITASHHNRHHELYRCNYGLYFRFWDRLCGTDKGLSAP, from the coding sequence ATGAACAGCGCCGCTGCCTCTGCTCTTGCGATGACCCTTATCGTCGCAGTGCGCTATCTGGCCACAAGCGGGCTGTTTGCATGGGCCACGCACAAGGTGCGACCCGGCCACTACAAGGGCCTGGAAAAGCAGATCCGCTCCGAAATCGCGTGGAGCCTTGCCACCGCCGCGATCTACGGCGTGCCCGCCGGGATCGTCGCCTGGGGCTGGCAACAGCGCGGCTGGACGAAGATCTACACTGACCCCGCCGCCTTTCCGCTGTGGTGGATGCCGCTCTCGCTGCTCGCCTATCTCGTGATCCACGATGCGTGGTTCTACTGGACGCACCGCTGGATGCACCGGCCTGCCGTGTTCCGCGCGGTCCACGCGATCCACCACGCCAGCCGCCCGCCAACCGCGTGGGCCGCGATGAACTTTCATCCTGTCGAAGCGGCAATCGTATCGCTGCTGATCCCGGCGCTGGTGTTTTTCATTCCCATCCATATCGCGATGCTCGGGCTCGTTCTGCTGATAATGACCGTGATGGGCGTGACCAACCACATGGGTTGGGAGATGTTTCCGCGCGCGCTCGTTCATTCGCGGTTGGGCGGATGGCTGATAACCGCGAGCCATCACAACCGGCACCACGAACTCTACCGCTGCAACTACGGCCTCTATTTTCGCTTCTGGGACCGGCTCTGCGGCACCGACAAGGGACTTTCCGCACCATGA
- a CDS encoding alginate export family protein: MITRAAVAAFAMGMTANAAKAAEPAPGPFTIAASARLRTESIAGQFRPNAAADDTMISLRTAVEAEYDAGRVRFAAEVIDARAWGQDKASSANANEINALELVQANVKVELGGKRSGGHGLLTLGRFTLDLGGRRLVSRQRFRSTTNAFTGAHLGWTASGGQKIDLLWTMPHIRLPEDAAGIRADRVAWDQESTDLMFFGAQATLPRLLGGVVQPYAYGLVERDSPDRLTRNRRLGTVGARLFRAPAAGKWDHDAEAAYQFGKIRRTTASIDTADLDVSAWFVHAELGRTIAGPWKPRLVAMFDAASGDGGKAGKFSRFDTLYGARRFEFGPNGLYGPFSRANIVSPSLRLEVAPSKRTDAFIALRSAWAQNPRDSFGSTGVRDASGASGRLAGHQVEARLRHWIVPGRLQIDTGGAVLIKRGLLRDAPNAPATGNARYGYVDLLLTL; the protein is encoded by the coding sequence TTGATCACGCGCGCTGCCGTTGCGGCTTTCGCCATGGGTATGACGGCGAACGCCGCCAAAGCCGCAGAGCCTGCGCCCGGTCCGTTCACCATCGCCGCCTCGGCACGCCTTCGCACCGAATCGATCGCAGGCCAGTTTCGCCCGAATGCCGCAGCGGACGACACGATGATCTCGCTGCGCACGGCGGTCGAGGCCGAGTACGACGCCGGACGGGTGCGCTTTGCAGCCGAGGTGATCGACGCGCGGGCATGGGGGCAGGACAAGGCCTCGTCGGCAAACGCGAACGAGATCAACGCGCTCGAACTTGTCCAGGCGAACGTGAAAGTCGAACTGGGCGGCAAGCGCAGCGGCGGGCACGGCCTGCTCACGCTCGGGCGCTTCACGCTCGACCTTGGCGGGCGCAGGCTGGTTTCGCGCCAGCGCTTTCGCAGCACCACCAACGCCTTTACCGGTGCCCATCTCGGCTGGACCGCAAGCGGCGGGCAGAAGATCGACTTGCTCTGGACGATGCCGCACATCCGCCTGCCCGAGGACGCCGCCGGCATTCGCGCCGACCGCGTCGCATGGGATCAGGAAAGCACCGACCTGATGTTCTTCGGCGCGCAGGCGACCCTGCCCCGGTTGCTGGGCGGTGTAGTCCAGCCCTATGCCTATGGCCTGGTTGAACGCGACAGCCCGGACCGTCTCACCCGCAACCGCCGCCTTGGCACGGTCGGCGCACGCCTGTTCCGCGCGCCTGCCGCGGGCAAATGGGACCACGACGCCGAAGCTGCCTATCAGTTCGGCAAGATTCGGAGGACGACAGCCAGTATCGACACCGCCGATCTCGACGTCTCGGCATGGTTCGTCCATGCAGAACTGGGCCGAACCATCGCGGGCCCGTGGAAACCGCGACTTGTCGCCATGTTCGATGCCGCGAGCGGCGATGGCGGCAAGGCGGGCAAATTCAGCCGCTTCGATACTCTCTATGGCGCGCGCCGGTTCGAATTCGGGCCGAATGGCCTTTACGGCCCGTTCAGCCGGGCGAATATCGTTTCGCCCTCGTTGCGCCTCGAAGTTGCTCCGTCGAAGCGCACCGACGCGTTCATAGCCTTGCGCAGCGCCTGGGCGCAGAACCCGCGCGACAGCTTTGGGTCCACTGGGGTCCGCGATGCGAGCGGGGCTTCGGGCCGACTGGCGGGGCATCAGGTCGAGGCACGGCTGCGCCACTGGATCGTGCCCGGACGGCTGCAGATCGACACCGGCGGGGCCGTCCTGATCAAGCGCGGCTTGCTGCGCGATGCGCCAAATGCGCCTGCCACCGGCAATGCACGCTATGGCTATGTGGATCTGCTGCTGACGCTTTGA
- a CDS encoding DUF2141 domain-containing protein: protein MKPTFRMLLALSPSVLLGNAPGTTTVTIDLTGMRNSTGMIYACMTAKPKAFPKACDADPDRRTASVKASDGRQLVIRDVPAGRYAIAVLHDENGNKKMDMTLFLPKEGYGFSRDAPVKMAPPKFDAAAFDVSAGKPVHMTMKVRYI, encoded by the coding sequence ATGAAGCCCACATTCCGGATGCTGCTCGCACTTTCGCCGTCAGTCCTGCTCGGCAATGCACCCGGCACGACGACCGTCACCATCGATCTGACCGGGATGCGCAACAGCACCGGCATGATCTATGCCTGCATGACCGCGAAGCCCAAAGCGTTCCCCAAGGCGTGCGATGCCGATCCGGACCGCCGCACGGCATCGGTCAAGGCCAGCGATGGCCGCCAGCTGGTCATCCGCGACGTGCCCGCTGGACGCTATGCCATTGCCGTGCTGCATGACGAGAACGGCAACAAGAAGATGGACATGACCCTGTTCCTGCCAAAGGAGGGCTACGGCTTTTCCCGCGACGCGCCGGTGAAGATGGCTCCGCCCAAATTCGATGCCGCAGCGTTTGACGTGAGCGCCGGCAAACCGGTGCACATGACAATGAAGGTTCGCTACATCTAG
- a CDS encoding MFS transporter, translating into MADAPVPPAEIKPAGGSLAPFRYPAFRAIWTANLFSNIGSMIQSVGAAWLMTELTTSHVLVALVQASATIPILLLGMFAGAIADNYDRRRVMLAAQSGMLVVSAALAALAYTGSIGPLSLLALTLMVGMGTALNGPAWQASVRLQVGRADLPQAISLNAISFNLARSVGPALGGILISLWSTSLAFAINALSYLGMIVVLSRWRPESLPPTREPMLAAIGRGLRFCASSSPIRKVLIRGFAIGFGAAGLQALMPSIARDVLKGSELDYGLMLGGFGIGSIVTALWISKIRRRLGSEAVVTAATLIFAAAQVLMASATGVPMAIVAAFFGGMGWASAMTSLNVAMQLRSPEDILGRCLSIYQAVTFGGMALGAWAWGSVADFASLQTALHAAAVWLLASLAMHFFAPMPTREEGRLDAVPESKP; encoded by the coding sequence GTGGCCGACGCGCCGGTTCCGCCTGCTGAAATCAAGCCAGCGGGCGGTTCGCTTGCGCCGTTCCGCTACCCTGCCTTCCGCGCGATCTGGACGGCAAACCTGTTCTCGAACATCGGGTCGATGATCCAATCGGTCGGCGCGGCGTGGCTGATGACCGAGCTGACCACGTCGCATGTGCTGGTTGCGCTGGTGCAGGCCTCGGCCACGATCCCGATCCTGTTACTGGGCATGTTTGCGGGCGCCATCGCCGACAATTACGACCGCCGCCGCGTGATGCTTGCCGCGCAATCGGGCATGCTGGTCGTTTCCGCCGCACTCGCCGCTCTGGCCTACACCGGAAGCATCGGGCCGCTGTCGCTGCTGGCGCTGACCTTGATGGTGGGCATGGGCACCGCGCTGAATGGCCCGGCATGGCAGGCCTCGGTGCGACTGCAAGTGGGGCGCGCAGACCTGCCGCAAGCGATCTCGCTCAACGCCATCTCTTTCAACCTTGCGCGCAGTGTCGGCCCCGCACTTGGCGGCATCCTGATCTCGCTATGGAGCACCAGCCTCGCTTTTGCCATCAACGCGCTGAGCTATCTCGGCATGATTGTGGTGCTCTCTCGCTGGCGCCCCGAATCACTGCCGCCGACGCGCGAACCAATGCTCGCCGCAATCGGGCGAGGCTTGCGCTTCTGTGCAAGCTCATCCCCGATCCGCAAGGTACTGATACGCGGCTTTGCCATCGGCTTCGGCGCGGCAGGCCTGCAGGCCCTGATGCCGAGCATTGCGCGCGATGTGCTGAAGGGTAGCGAACTCGATTATGGGTTGATGCTCGGTGGATTTGGCATCGGCTCCATCGTGACCGCGCTGTGGATCTCGAAGATCCGCCGCCGCCTCGGCAGCGAGGCTGTGGTGACGGCTGCAACGCTGATCTTTGCCGCCGCGCAAGTGCTGATGGCTTCGGCCACCGGCGTGCCCATGGCGATCGTCGCAGCCTTTTTCGGCGGAATGGGCTGGGCCAGCGCGATGACCAGCCTCAACGTCGCCATGCAGTTGCGCAGCCCCGAGGACATCCTCGGCCGCTGCCTGTCGATCTATCAGGCGGTCACCTTCGGCGGTATGGCACTGGGTGCATGGGCGTGGGGCAGCGTGGCCGACTTCGCCAGCCTGCAGACCGCGCTCCACGCCGCCGCCGTCTGGTTGCTGGCCTCACTTGCCATGCACTTTTTTGCGCCTATGCCGACGCGCGAAGAAGGCCGCCTCGATGCCGTACCGGAGAGCAAACCGTGA
- a CDS encoding TMEM165/GDT1 family protein, translating to MLEALTTSTAIVALAEIGDKTQLLAIVLATRFKKPLPIVLGIFAATVANHFLAALLGATAASFLDGMWFRFAVAVGFVAMGLWTLVPDKLDDDDAPKPSRYGPFLTTLVAFFIVEMGDKTQIATIALGARFHDTVAVTMGTTLGMMIANVPAVFLGQELIKRVPLDVVRMIAAALLVATGVWLFIQTLGIW from the coding sequence ATGCTCGAAGCCCTGACCACCTCCACGGCCATCGTCGCGCTCGCTGAAATCGGCGACAAGACGCAGCTGCTTGCCATCGTGCTGGCGACGCGATTCAAGAAGCCGCTGCCGATCGTCCTGGGCATCTTCGCCGCAACGGTTGCCAACCACTTCCTCGCCGCCCTTCTGGGCGCGACTGCCGCGTCCTTCCTCGACGGCATGTGGTTCCGTTTTGCCGTCGCGGTCGGCTTTGTCGCCATGGGCCTGTGGACGCTGGTGCCCGACAAACTCGACGATGATGATGCACCCAAGCCCTCGCGCTACGGCCCGTTCCTGACCACGCTCGTCGCGTTCTTCATCGTCGAGATGGGCGACAAGACCCAGATTGCCACGATTGCCCTTGGCGCGCGGTTCCACGATACGGTTGCGGTCACCATGGGCACCACGCTGGGCATGATGATCGCCAACGTGCCTGCCGTTTTCCTCGGGCAGGAACTGATCAAACGGGTGCCGCTCGACGTCGTCCGCATGATTGCCGCCGCGTTGCTGGTGGCGACAGGCGTCTGGCTGTTCATCCAGACGCTGGGCATCTGGTAA
- a CDS encoding DUF1289 domain-containing protein, with product MSRNGVDEIEPTSPCNRICTIDSASAICLGCARTLDEIAAWPSASTAQKHAILARVAQRQSVSSRST from the coding sequence GTGAGCCGCAATGGAGTGGATGAGATCGAGCCGACAAGTCCCTGCAACCGCATCTGCACGATCGATTCGGCGAGCGCGATCTGTCTGGGCTGTGCGCGCACGCTCGATGAAATTGCGGCTTGGCCGAGTGCCAGCACGGCGCAAAAGCACGCTATCCTTGCGCGCGTCGCGCAGCGTCAAAGCGTCAGCAGCAGATCCACATAG
- a CDS encoding DEAD/DEAH box helicase codes for MSFFSDLGLAEPILRALEAKGYSDPTPIQQQAIPALLEGRDLLGIAQTGTGKTAAFALPSLHRLAANPIERKPASCRMLILSPTRELAAQIADNIEGYAKYLRISVACVFGGVPVGKQARRLVPGIDILVATPGRLLDLIDQRALTLSRTEIFVLDEADQMMDLGFIHALKRVANLLPKTRQSLFFSATMPKAIEDLGKQFIVNPVRVEVAPNSTTAERVEQYVTFVNQAEKQALLTLRIRNLLASKELDRALVFTRTKHGADRVVRHLTSAGIEARAIHGNKSQAQRTAALEAFRQGSCPVLVATDIAARGIDVSGVSHVFNFELPNVPEQYVHRIGRTARAGADGIAMSFCAPDEKPYLKDIERLTRLKVDTMPLPENFMAEAAKLPAPSRKPEEQERDARHDARAQRGNGGRGGSGDGRGGQDRGGQGRGGQGRGGPSHGGRAQGRDGRPRDASPHQVSERPDRRDGERGPVRNPVTGDAARAPGGERDDNKPRTFRPRGAPGVGAHKNKVRRVV; via the coding sequence ATGTCATTTTTCTCTGATCTCGGCCTTGCCGAACCCATTCTGCGCGCGCTCGAAGCCAAGGGCTATTCGGACCCGACGCCAATCCAGCAGCAGGCGATCCCCGCCCTGCTCGAAGGCCGCGACCTGCTCGGCATCGCGCAGACCGGCACCGGCAAGACCGCCGCGTTCGCGCTGCCTTCGCTGCACCGCCTTGCCGCCAATCCGATCGAGCGCAAGCCCGCCTCGTGCCGTATGCTGATCCTTTCGCCGACGCGCGAACTGGCCGCCCAGATTGCCGACAACATCGAAGGTTACGCCAAGTACCTGCGCATTTCGGTGGCTTGCGTGTTCGGCGGCGTTCCCGTCGGCAAGCAGGCGCGCCGTCTGGTTCCAGGCATCGACATCCTTGTCGCCACGCCGGGCCGCCTGCTCGACCTGATCGACCAGCGCGCGCTGACGCTCAGCCGCACCGAAATCTTCGTGCTCGACGAAGCCGACCAGATGATGGACCTCGGCTTCATCCATGCGCTCAAGCGCGTGGCCAACCTGCTGCCCAAGACGCGCCAGAGCCTGTTCTTCTCGGCGACGATGCCCAAGGCCATTGAAGACCTCGGCAAGCAGTTCATCGTCAACCCGGTGCGCGTCGAAGTTGCTCCCAACTCGACCACCGCCGAGCGCGTCGAGCAGTACGTCACTTTCGTCAATCAGGCCGAAAAGCAGGCGCTGCTGACGCTGCGCATCCGCAACCTGCTGGCGTCCAAGGAACTCGACCGGGCACTGGTGTTCACCCGCACCAAGCACGGCGCCGACCGCGTCGTCCGCCACCTGACCTCGGCCGGGATCGAAGCGCGCGCCATTCACGGCAACAAGAGCCAGGCCCAGCGCACGGCTGCGCTTGAAGCGTTCCGCCAAGGTTCGTGCCCGGTACTGGTCGCAACCGACATCGCCGCGCGCGGCATCGACGTTTCGGGCGTGAGCCACGTGTTCAACTTCGAACTGCCCAACGTGCCTGAACAATACGTCCACCGCATCGGTCGCACCGCGCGTGCCGGCGCTGACGGCATTGCGATGAGCTTCTGCGCGCCGGACGAAAAGCCCTACCTCAAGGACATCGAGCGTCTGACCCGCCTGAAGGTCGACACCATGCCGCTGCCCGAGAACTTCATGGCCGAGGCCGCCAAGCTTCCCGCTCCCAGCCGCAAGCCGGAAGAGCAGGAACGCGACGCTCGTCACGACGCCCGCGCCCAGCGCGGCAATGGTGGGCGCGGCGGCAGCGGTGATGGTCGCGGCGGTCAGGATCGCGGCGGTCAGGGCCGTGGTGGACAAGGTCGCGGCGGCCCAAGCCACGGTGGCCGCGCGCAAGGCCGCGATGGTCGTCCGCGCGATGCCAGCCCGCATCAGGTGAGCGAACGTCCCGATCGCCGCGATGGCGAGCGCGGTCCGGTCCGCAATCCGGTGACCGGTGACGCCGCTCGTGCACCCGGTGGCGAGCGCGACGACAACAAGCCGCGCACGTTCCGCCCGCGCGGCGCTCCCGGCGTCGGCGCGCACAAGAACAAGGTCCGCCGCGTCGTCTGA